In the Candidatus Electrothrix rattekaaiensis genome, one interval contains:
- a CDS encoding response regulator, with product MKTEKACILLIDDDSLIVAILRYILEHEQYKVVDAQNGRAGLQLAEDTQPDLILLDINLPDINGFSVCKFLKKYEKTRGIPVIFLTATGVEGDEYRGFEEGAVDFLRKPVNKIQLCARVNNALDMQAARQKMEQQTLDLEHANRLLKESLAAQQRTSRNLLQRDHILSSVNYVAKSFLKTSNWEEIIKSVLKYLGENIDSEHVYLKTFESQIAQRRHYTWYKPRNTITCSSIDLLATWKPPIELLSEDAITGPDTHIPSRLWGEFENNNIRTYLILPIYVYKQLWGCIGFDCSLSGRSWDEPLVEAMKTSSDIIGTAIQRTFESKERTRLAAAINEFADCVLMTDKVGTIFYANPASTQVTGYLPEELVGLKLSQVQLDEQNRFTCREVLNSAAEGAEWHGEIKNRHKDGTFYDESVAIIPVKGQADRVNSFCVIKRDQTEKKRLESIGEAANLMDNVGFVFSGIRHELGNPLNSLKMAISVLLRQLDTLSLDKIKEFLDRSMGEIKRMEYLLYSLKNFNVLEEQELALTDLAVFLENFKRVHEKDLLRNGVKIEAHIEATVSSLVDERALHQVFLNLLTNSVNALQQTVTPLISIYLLRKDSHFAQIIFQDNGCGVPDQVRKQLFKPFFTTRAEGTGLGLTIVKKMLTSMNCTVSIEGKTGKGTSIIITLPTQEGSPKKVEG from the coding sequence ATGAAAACTGAAAAGGCTTGTATTCTCCTGATTGATGATGATTCTCTGATTGTTGCTATTTTACGATATATCCTAGAACATGAACAGTATAAGGTTGTGGATGCGCAAAATGGTCGAGCCGGATTACAGCTTGCGGAAGATACACAACCTGATCTTATTTTGCTTGATATTAATCTTCCTGACATTAATGGATTCAGTGTATGTAAATTTTTAAAGAAGTATGAGAAAACTAGAGGGATACCAGTTATTTTCCTTACCGCAACAGGGGTGGAAGGAGACGAGTATCGGGGCTTTGAAGAAGGTGCTGTAGATTTTCTGCGCAAGCCGGTGAATAAGATACAACTTTGCGCCCGGGTCAATAATGCTTTGGATATGCAGGCTGCTCGGCAGAAAATGGAGCAACAAACCTTAGACTTGGAGCACGCAAACAGGCTTTTAAAAGAATCCCTTGCTGCCCAACAACGAACGAGTCGCAACCTGCTGCAGCGGGACCACATCTTGAGTTCGGTGAATTACGTGGCAAAATCTTTCCTTAAAACAAGCAATTGGGAAGAGATTATAAAGAGTGTGCTTAAATATCTGGGTGAGAATATCGACAGTGAGCATGTTTATTTAAAAACCTTTGAATCCCAGATCGCTCAGCGCCGCCATTACACCTGGTATAAACCGAGGAACACGATTACCTGCTCCAGTATTGATTTACTGGCAACATGGAAGCCGCCGATCGAATTATTGTCTGAGGATGCGATAACGGGTCCAGACACTCATATCCCCTCTCGTCTCTGGGGAGAGTTTGAAAATAATAACATTCGCACCTATCTTATCCTGCCTATTTATGTCTATAAGCAGCTTTGGGGGTGTATTGGTTTTGATTGCAGTCTTTCCGGGAGATCCTGGGATGAACCGCTTGTTGAGGCGATGAAAACCTCCTCCGATATAATAGGGACTGCTATCCAGAGAACCTTTGAGTCCAAAGAACGCACTCGGTTGGCAGCGGCAATCAATGAATTTGCTGACTGTGTGCTTATGACGGATAAGGTCGGCACGATATTTTACGCCAACCCGGCCAGTACACAGGTCACTGGGTATCTGCCGGAAGAGCTGGTCGGGCTGAAGTTGAGTCAGGTCCAGCTTGATGAACAGAATCGGTTTACCTGTCGTGAGGTGTTGAACTCAGCGGCAGAAGGCGCAGAATGGCACGGGGAAATCAAAAATCGCCATAAGGACGGAACATTTTACGATGAATCCGTTGCCATTATTCCGGTAAAAGGACAGGCTGACAGGGTGAACAGCTTTTGTGTTATTAAACGTGATCAGACGGAGAAAAAACGGCTTGAATCCATTGGTGAAGCCGCGAATCTCATGGATAATGTCGGATTTGTTTTTTCCGGGATCAGGCATGAACTCGGAAATCCGCTCAACTCGTTAAAGATGGCTATCAGTGTCCTGCTCAGACAATTGGACACTCTTTCTCTTGATAAGATCAAGGAATTTCTTGATCGTTCTATGGGTGAAATTAAACGGATGGAGTATTTGCTCTATTCGTTGAAAAATTTTAATGTTTTAGAAGAGCAAGAGCTTGCTTTGACGGATCTTGCTGTTTTCCTAGAGAATTTCAAGAGAGTTCATGAGAAGGATCTGTTGAGAAATGGTGTGAAAATAGAGGCGCATATAGAGGCGACTGTCAGCAGTTTAGTTGATGAACGGGCCTTGCATCAGGTCTTTCTGAATCTGCTGACGAATTCGGTGAATGCCCTCCAACAGACTGTAACACCACTTATCTCCATCTATCTCTTGCGAAAAGATAGCCATTTTGCACAGATAATCTTCCAGGATAACGGTTGCGGAGTTCCTGACCAGGTCAGAAAACAGCTTTTTAAACCGTTTTTTACCACTAGGGCTGAAGGAACAGGTTTGGGGCTGACTATCGTAAAGAAAATGCTTACTTCGATGAACTGTACCGTGAGTATTGAAGGGAAAACAGGGAAGGGGACCAGCATCATTATCACCTTACCAACTCAAGAGGGCTCCCCAAAAAAAGTGGAAGGATAA
- a CDS encoding response regulator yields the protein MKQVVIVDDEPDLLLSIQAGFKDNDRFQLITAGNGMEALDILDNNIVDLVVTDLRMPKMDGIELLAVMSQSFPEIPSIVMTAFGTSDLEQQLKKAGTLNLLEKPLDIDTLEQAINKALDFYQNRVGGPNLDIFLQLVAMEKKTVHLKVFNVDNRHGSFFFRKGYLIDAEQGDLTSDEAVLEMLEWQGIKLSMKEFYPSTVSSISSNEQSQLMPLLFGIPYHKEQAGEVNPLDKVRREFTRLQKEK from the coding sequence ATGAAACAAGTAGTTATTGTTGATGACGAACCGGATCTGCTCCTCAGCATCCAAGCCGGATTTAAAGATAATGATCGTTTTCAGCTGATAACCGCAGGAAACGGCATGGAAGCCCTTGACATTCTGGATAACAACATTGTTGATCTGGTCGTCACCGACCTCAGAATGCCAAAAATGGATGGGATAGAACTCCTTGCCGTCATGAGTCAGTCCTTTCCAGAAATCCCCAGTATTGTCATGACAGCCTTTGGGACTTCGGACTTGGAACAACAACTCAAAAAGGCTGGAACACTGAATCTCTTGGAAAAGCCTTTAGATATAGACACCCTTGAGCAGGCAATAAATAAGGCCTTAGATTTTTATCAAAATAGGGTGGGAGGACCGAATCTGGATATTTTCCTCCAGCTTGTTGCTATGGAGAAAAAAACTGTTCACTTAAAAGTTTTTAACGTTGATAATCGACACGGCAGTTTCTTTTTCCGCAAAGGCTACCTCATTGATGCAGAACAAGGAGACCTGACCAGTGATGAAGCTGTTTTGGAGATGCTGGAGTGGCAAGGGATCAAATTAAGTATGAAAGAATTTTACCCCTCAACGGTATCGTCAATTTCATCAAATGAACAATCTCAGCTAATGCCTCTCCTTTTCGGGATACCCTATCACAAAGAACAGGCCGGTGAGGTGAATCCCTTGGATAAGGTCAGACGTGAATTTACTCGGCTGCAAAAAGAGAAATGA
- a CDS encoding response regulator, producing MKQQVLIVDDEPELLLSISSGFEKNARFQLTTAHNGREALDILSRTHIDLVVTDLRMPIMDGVELLAAMTESFPKVPNIVVTAFGTPVMEQQLKKAGTLEVLEKPLDIDALEQAINRALDLHEHRDDGLAGISLSNFLQIVAMEQKTAALKVTHPNGKTGHLFFTEGKLIDARYDHIVGKEAALEMLSWENVRLSMTKLSPPLPKPKIQSELMSLLFEAAHRKDTIIEEKPLDLVKQEFIRIQQQQKNRLSQQKTPPTGERKMAGIKDLLKEMAGEMDGVLAIQVTGMDGITIALHNPTGTDVEAFSAKFAMVMKLVEKSIDSLKGMGDFEENLVQSQNAWILTRFITPQYYVGIAVSRDGTLGNVRLVAQRYIDQLRKSL from the coding sequence ATGAAACAGCAGGTACTCATTGTTGACGATGAACCGGAATTGCTTCTCAGTATCAGCTCTGGTTTTGAAAAAAATGCCCGTTTCCAGCTAACCACAGCCCATAATGGTCGGGAAGCCCTTGATATTTTATCAAGAACGCACATAGACCTTGTGGTTACCGACCTGAGAATGCCGATCATGGACGGAGTAGAATTATTGGCCGCCATGACAGAGTCTTTCCCCAAGGTTCCTAATATTGTCGTGACGGCCTTTGGAACACCTGTGATGGAGCAGCAGCTGAAAAAGGCTGGCACTTTGGAGGTGCTTGAAAAGCCTCTTGATATTGATGCGCTCGAACAGGCTATCAACAGGGCCTTAGACCTCCACGAACATCGGGACGACGGACTCGCCGGAATCTCGCTTTCCAATTTCCTTCAGATTGTCGCCATGGAACAAAAGACTGCGGCATTAAAGGTTACCCATCCCAACGGAAAAACAGGTCATCTTTTTTTTACAGAAGGCAAGCTCATTGATGCAAGGTATGATCATATCGTTGGCAAAGAAGCGGCTCTTGAAATGCTGTCTTGGGAAAATGTCCGGTTGAGCATGACAAAATTATCACCGCCTCTACCTAAGCCTAAAATTCAGTCCGAACTCATGTCGCTTCTTTTTGAGGCCGCACATCGAAAAGATACGATCATTGAAGAAAAACCTCTGGATTTGGTCAAACAGGAATTCATTCGTATACAACAACAGCAAAAAAACAGGCTGTCACAACAAAAAACACCACCTACAGGAGAGAGAAAAATGGCCGGAATCAAAGACCTGCTCAAAGAAATGGCTGGCGAAATGGACGGCGTACTTGCAATTCAGGTAACAGGTATGGACGGTATCACAATCGCCCTGCATAATCCAACCGGAACAGACGTTGAAGCATTTTCAGCAAAATTTGCTATGGTCATGAAACTTGTGGAAAAATCTATCGACTCCCTCAAGGGAATGGGAGACTTTGAGGAAAATCTTGTCCAGTCGCAAAATGCCTGGATACTCACAAGATTCATCACACCGCAGTATTATGTCGGGATCGCGGTAAGCAGGGACGGCACTTTGGGCAACGTTCGTCTGGTCGCCCAGCGTTATATTGACCAGCTCCGCAAGTCATTATAA
- a CDS encoding roadblock/LC7 domain-containing protein, giving the protein MKPQKKLSRLAKIDGFAGAALLTPDGRVLLKCKPTGINIELISALANNVLRTAEKASRDMGFGRSHFTFMHTEKILILARCLNEGKNPLGTEPGKCHIHLILLIENPSSFGIAKLEISKVIESLAEDFRTPPAESDLSGRAGRSRRHNDKINTEDAGKAQHLTELNESLDNENIDNAFDNLLD; this is encoded by the coding sequence ATGAAACCTCAGAAAAAACTATCCAGACTCGCAAAAATCGACGGTTTTGCCGGTGCAGCCCTGTTGACACCAGATGGTCGCGTCCTGCTGAAATGCAAGCCCACAGGTATCAATATCGAGCTCATCAGTGCCTTGGCCAATAACGTGCTGCGAACGGCGGAAAAGGCCTCCCGCGACATGGGATTCGGACGCAGTCATTTCACCTTCATGCATACAGAAAAAATATTGATCCTTGCTCGTTGCCTGAATGAGGGGAAAAACCCGCTTGGTACCGAACCCGGTAAATGCCATATTCATCTTATCCTTCTCATTGAGAATCCGAGCAGTTTCGGCATAGCAAAGCTTGAAATAAGCAAGGTCATAGAATCACTTGCTGAAGATTTCCGAACACCGCCAGCAGAATCAGATCTGTCAGGCAGAGCAGGCAGGAGCCGTCGTCATAATGATAAAATCAACACAGAAGACGCAGGAAAGGCGCAACATCTGACGGAACTCAATGAGTCTTTGGATAATGAAAATATAGACAATGCGTTTGACAATCTGCTCGACTGA
- a CDS encoding tellurite resistance TerB family protein produces the protein MAERNWGSTGERMVNSSADFVSGVGSAFKGIGNRFKRRKFEPFAEALCAVVGDVASQNGRLYKDELEAFRKFLLHNCRNTPILEMFKIDELVKKMERYAVSAFLCDEETVLLAVKKVEEPELADLVILCALAVALADGDCDAKEQDCIEHHARNMRVDVRSLAGQFNLNFGSDSKPQIVPPAVPPPQQVAPPPKPHPAPAGGATATDTPCPMCKGAGGSCVFCKGTGRK, from the coding sequence GTGGCGGAAAGAAATTGGGGAAGCACTGGAGAACGCATGGTCAACTCGTCTGCGGATTTTGTCAGCGGGGTAGGTTCAGCGTTTAAAGGGATAGGCAATCGTTTTAAACGCAGAAAGTTTGAACCGTTCGCCGAAGCACTCTGCGCCGTGGTCGGTGATGTTGCCTCGCAGAACGGTCGGTTATACAAGGATGAGCTTGAAGCATTCCGCAAGTTTCTGTTGCATAATTGTCGTAACACTCCTATCTTGGAGATGTTTAAGATAGATGAACTAGTTAAAAAGATGGAGCGTTACGCTGTCTCGGCCTTTCTCTGCGACGAAGAAACTGTTCTTTTGGCTGTCAAAAAAGTCGAGGAGCCGGAGTTGGCCGACCTAGTTATTCTCTGCGCCTTGGCGGTTGCTTTAGCTGACGGGGATTGTGATGCCAAGGAGCAGGACTGCATTGAACACCATGCCCGGAACATGCGGGTTGATGTGCGTTCATTGGCCGGGCAGTTTAATTTAAATTTTGGATCTGATTCCAAGCCGCAGATTGTACCCCCGGCTGTACCTCCGCCGCAACAGGTCGCACCGCCTCCGAAACCGCATCCTGCTCCTGCCGGAGGTGCTACGGCTACAGACACTCCCTGCCCTATGTGCAAGGGTGCGGGCGGAAGCTGTGTGTTCTGCAAGGGAACAGGAAGGAAATAA
- a CDS encoding TerD family protein, which translates to MAISLAKGGNISLSKEAPGLEAIKIGCGWDAQALGGAEFDLDASVFLCGTDGKVTKESDFIFYGNLEGAGGAVVHTGDNLTGEGEGDDEVIMMSLKNMPPELVKAAVVVTIHEAVARSQNFGMVENAFIRIVNAATDVEIARYDLSEDYAVETAVVFGEVYFKNNEWKFKAVGQGSAEGLGQVCTKYGVSAS; encoded by the coding sequence ATGGCAATATCATTAGCTAAAGGTGGAAATATTTCTTTGAGCAAGGAAGCACCCGGACTTGAGGCCATCAAAATCGGCTGCGGATGGGATGCCCAGGCTTTGGGCGGAGCTGAGTTTGATCTTGATGCCTCGGTATTTCTTTGCGGCACAGACGGCAAGGTCACCAAGGAGAGTGATTTCATCTTTTACGGTAACTTGGAAGGCGCAGGCGGAGCTGTTGTGCATACCGGGGATAATCTGACTGGTGAGGGTGAAGGCGATGACGAAGTCATTATGATGTCGCTGAAGAATATGCCACCGGAGCTGGTCAAGGCGGCTGTGGTGGTCACCATTCATGAAGCCGTCGCTCGCAGCCAGAATTTCGGCATGGTGGAGAACGCCTTCATCCGCATCGTCAATGCGGCCACTGACGTGGAGATCGCACGGTATGACCTGAGCGAAGATTACGCCGTTGAAACCGCAGTGGTCTTTGGTGAAGTCTATTTCAAAAACAATGAATGGAAATTCAAAGCGGTCGGTCAGGGTTCAGCTGAGGGGCTGGGACAAGTCTGCACCAAGTATGGCGTAAGTGCTTCCTGA
- a CDS encoding HAD hydrolase family protein: MPPVLCIRKNNLQIISRAVAVDLDGTLVHTVPGEYTMPGRSRDCYVSQKTIALLAKMSQQIPTFITTGRNAPSVRKLTHQIPEVAFAGFVLENGFVVKKDINSPDPQKKNWKFADKVPPDWEIIPGYERSVGFILPKGVKKPEHVVQQLLKDTGEEGYVCFQHPKIFVYPGEPDKMLGLSSFNMYPYIALGNDLNDIQLLEQSTHPVTLQTAHRTIREIVQKKNGYCSPFTHHAGAEDMLRWASSKIFDALS; the protein is encoded by the coding sequence GTGCCGCCTGTTCTTTGCATACGGAAAAATAATTTACAGATAATAAGCAGGGCCGTGGCCGTTGATTTGGATGGAACTTTAGTGCATACGGTGCCGGGAGAATACACAATGCCCGGAAGATCCAGAGACTGTTATGTTTCCCAAAAGACGATTGCTCTGCTAGCCAAGATGAGTCAGCAGATACCCACCTTTATTACCACAGGCAGGAATGCGCCCAGCGTGCGCAAGCTCACTCACCAGATCCCGGAAGTGGCGTTTGCCGGTTTTGTCCTGGAAAACGGTTTTGTGGTTAAGAAGGATATCAACAGCCCTGATCCGCAAAAAAAGAACTGGAAATTTGCGGACAAGGTGCCGCCGGACTGGGAAATTATTCCGGGATATGAACGTTCTGTCGGTTTTATTTTGCCAAAGGGAGTGAAAAAACCGGAACATGTTGTTCAGCAATTATTAAAAGATACAGGGGAGGAGGGATATGTCTGTTTTCAGCATCCCAAGATTTTTGTATACCCCGGAGAACCTGATAAGATGTTAGGTCTTTCCAGCTTCAATATGTATCCTTATATTGCCTTGGGTAATGATCTCAACGATATTCAATTACTTGAACAGAGCACGCATCCGGTCACCCTGCAAACAGCACACCGGACAATCAGGGAAATTGTCCAAAAAAAGAACGGATACTGTTCACCCTTTACCCACCATGCCGGGGCCGAGGATATGTTGCGCTGGGCCAGCTCCAAAATATTCGACGCCCTTTCCTAA
- a CDS encoding tellurite-like stress resistance cysteine protease StiP, translating to MAQAILPDAENNFWRQHIYVNLLEEVHPFNEMDRFRKLEQAYTGENTFWSIPSPEPDLDDAFWQDVSAQLDDEKIRAAAQSLAAAIMQWEENPERLIFVAVLRAGVPIANWLCQMLPGSVTAALSLFVGIGIDRQALFQLQADFPDRKIVFVDGWTGRGGVARELASLNIGPLAVLNDPWGWADFSGIQEDIFCPSACFTGLTTLGFSRTFVKNEQHFFAAYRFPKAYARKELVDAWCAAGPAEPSAPCRGTIRKFHEETELRIHSNEVCRALINASPDTLFFTDDAQYAQEHFPLLLLLAVQRGVPVKYNQTFLEKYRTRAACSLHTEK from the coding sequence ATGGCACAGGCAATCCTTCCAGATGCGGAAAATAATTTTTGGCGACAGCATATCTACGTTAACCTGCTTGAAGAAGTGCATCCGTTTAACGAGATGGATCGTTTTCGTAAATTAGAACAGGCTTACACCGGAGAAAACACCTTCTGGTCAATACCTTCTCCTGAACCTGACCTTGATGATGCTTTTTGGCAGGACGTATCCGCACAGCTTGATGACGAAAAAATTCGTGCTGCCGCCCAAAGCTTGGCCGCTGCAATTATGCAATGGGAGGAAAACCCGGAGCGACTTATTTTTGTAGCTGTTCTTCGGGCCGGGGTTCCGATTGCCAACTGGCTCTGTCAGATGCTGCCTGGATCAGTAACAGCGGCACTTTCTCTTTTTGTCGGCATTGGGATCGACCGACAGGCCTTGTTCCAGCTTCAGGCTGATTTCCCGGATCGAAAGATTGTCTTTGTTGACGGCTGGACAGGACGCGGCGGGGTTGCCAGAGAGCTTGCAAGCCTCAACATAGGGCCTTTGGCTGTGCTCAATGACCCTTGGGGCTGGGCTGATTTTTCAGGAATCCAAGAGGATATTTTCTGCCCTTCGGCCTGCTTTACCGGTTTGACAACACTCGGTTTTTCCAGAACCTTTGTGAAAAATGAACAACATTTTTTTGCAGCGTACAGATTCCCGAAAGCCTATGCTCGCAAGGAACTGGTTGATGCCTGGTGTGCGGCAGGCCCTGCTGAGCCTTCAGCCCCCTGTAGAGGCACAATCAGAAAATTTCATGAAGAAACCGAGCTACGCATCCACAGCAACGAAGTCTGTCGTGCCTTGATCAATGCTTCCCCTGACACCCTCTTTTTTACTGATGACGCTCAATATGCGCAGGAGCATTTCCCGTTGTTGCTGCTTTTGGCTGTACAGCGGGGCGTACCGGTGAAATACAACCAGACGTTTTTAGAAAAATATCGTACCCGTGCCGCCTGTTCTTTGCATACGGAAAAATAA
- a CDS encoding phosphatidylglycerophosphatase A, with translation MNKIKVIAGSSFGLGYLPLIPGTFGALPGLVFYFLLWKFLSESYVLPGLLVVIALLILLTYLLTPWAVRYWESEDPSQFVLDEVIGFLCVPVFFPYHDFLQTAIFGFILFRVLDMIKVPPANIVDKKIKGWFGIIFDDVISAGYAALVLYAMAYFNIIL, from the coding sequence ATGAATAAAATTAAAGTTATTGCAGGTTCTTCTTTCGGCTTGGGGTATCTGCCCTTGATACCGGGAACCTTCGGAGCATTACCCGGTCTTGTCTTTTATTTTCTGCTTTGGAAGTTCCTGTCAGAATCATATGTGCTGCCCGGTTTGCTTGTCGTTATCGCCCTGTTGATATTATTGACCTATCTGTTGACCCCTTGGGCTGTCCGATATTGGGAGTCGGAAGATCCTTCTCAGTTTGTTTTGGATGAAGTGATCGGTTTTTTATGTGTCCCTGTTTTTTTCCCGTACCACGATTTTTTACAGACAGCGATTTTCGGATTCATTTTGTTTCGGGTTCTTGATATGATCAAAGTTCCCCCAGCAAATATCGTGGACAAAAAAATTAAAGGGTGGTTTGGAATAATTTTTGATGATGTCATTTCAGCTGGATACGCTGCATTGGTTTTGTATGCTATGGCATACTTTAATATAATACTTTAA
- a CDS encoding lipopolysaccharide kinase InaA family protein gives MAQVRKAKTKSGTVVEYVDEIIGSGGMKDVYFTPDRNHVVAFFREKQDRQAQERLEMITGTYRERIFNQEGGAYWEKLFRWPTDMVENDEGKIGVVVPIYQDHFFFATGSINNDFLNIKGREKEGKWFASPSNRNKFLDPSERGNWLDYLRISILLSRAVRRMHAAGLAHSDLSYKNVLIDPAGGHACIIDIDGLVVPGKFPPDVVGTPDFIAPEVIKTCRLERQDPNKKLPSIYTDRHALAVLIYMYLLLRHPLRGDKVHDVDDPQRDEDLSMGECALFVEHPADQSNRINLDYLKPLEIPWKDTAALPCQVTGPYLNKLFRRAFIEGLHTPEKRPTADEWEQGLVKTVDLLQPCANAQCDQQWYVFDNTKSPKCPFCGTKYTGKLPVLNLYSSRHGGKFLPDNHRLMVYTGQSLFSWHVNRNIIPNERLGPQDRQRVGYFIFHNNNWLLVNERLPGLINLSNNQPVPIGGRIILKDNSQILFSKESGGRVALVQLVDA, from the coding sequence ATGGCTCAAGTACGTAAGGCCAAAACCAAAAGCGGAACCGTCGTCGAATATGTTGACGAGATCATCGGTTCCGGCGGCATGAAGGATGTCTACTTCACCCCGGATCGCAATCATGTGGTTGCTTTTTTCCGGGAAAAGCAAGACAGGCAGGCCCAAGAGCGTCTTGAGATGATTACCGGTACCTATCGCGAGCGGATCTTCAATCAGGAAGGCGGTGCCTATTGGGAAAAGCTGTTTCGTTGGCCCACTGACATGGTTGAAAATGACGAGGGCAAGATCGGGGTGGTGGTGCCCATCTATCAGGATCATTTCTTTTTCGCCACAGGTTCCATTAATAATGATTTCCTGAATATTAAAGGCCGGGAAAAGGAAGGCAAGTGGTTTGCCTCGCCGAGCAACCGCAATAAATTTCTTGATCCGTCTGAACGCGGCAACTGGCTTGATTATCTGCGCATATCCATCCTGCTCAGTCGGGCGGTGCGGCGGATGCATGCGGCTGGCTTGGCCCATTCCGATTTATCGTATAAAAATGTGCTGATTGATCCGGCAGGCGGCCATGCCTGCATTATTGATATTGACGGGCTGGTGGTGCCGGGAAAATTCCCCCCGGATGTGGTGGGCACGCCTGATTTTATCGCTCCGGAGGTGATCAAAACCTGCCGTTTGGAACGACAAGATCCGAACAAAAAACTGCCGTCCATTTATACGGATCGGCACGCCTTGGCCGTATTGATTTACATGTATCTGCTGCTGCGTCATCCGTTGCGTGGGGACAAGGTGCATGATGTTGATGATCCTCAGCGCGATGAAGACCTGTCCATGGGCGAATGCGCCCTGTTTGTCGAACATCCTGCGGATCAGTCCAACAGGATCAATCTGGACTATCTCAAACCCTTGGAAATACCTTGGAAGGATACAGCGGCTCTGCCCTGTCAGGTCACAGGGCCGTATCTGAATAAACTGTTTCGTCGGGCATTTATTGAAGGACTGCATACACCGGAGAAAAGACCAACAGCGGATGAGTGGGAACAGGGACTGGTCAAGACCGTTGACCTGCTCCAGCCCTGCGCAAATGCCCAGTGTGATCAACAATGGTATGTGTTCGATAATACAAAATCCCCCAAATGCCCGTTTTGCGGAACCAAGTATACGGGCAAACTGCCTGTGCTGAACCTGTATTCCAGCAGACACGGCGGTAAATTCCTACCGGATAATCATCGTTTGATGGTCTATACCGGCCAATCGCTTTTTTCATGGCATGTGAATCGCAATATCATTCCCAATGAACGACTGGGGCCGCAGGACCGGCAGCGGGTCGGCTATTTTATTTTTCATAACAACAACTGGCTACTGGTCAATGAAAGGTTGCCGGGATTAATTAATTTGAGTAATAATCAGCCAGTTCCAATCGGTGGTCGAATTATCCTCAAGGATAACAGCCAAATTTTGTTTTCAAAAGAAAGTGGCGGCAGAGTCGCCCTTGTCCAACTTGTTGATGCCTAA